In Achromobacter pestifer, the DNA window GAGCAACAGATGCTGACCATGTGCCGCTCGCTGCTGGGCAACCCCAAGGTCATGCTGATCGACGAGCCCACCGAAGGCCTGGCGCCGAAGATCGTGGAAGTGATCGCCGACGTGATCCGCGACATCCACAAGCGCGGCGTGTCCGTGGTGCTGGTGGAGCAAAAGCTGACCATCGCGCTGAAGGTCTCCACCCGCGTCAGCGTGATGGGCCACGGCCGCATCGTTTTCGAAGGACCGCCCGCGCAGCTGCATGAGCGCCAGGACGTGGTCCAGGAATGGCTGGCGGTCTGACCGCCTGCACGTATACATAGCTAAGAGGCAAACATCTTGGACCAATCCCCGGAAGTCATCCATCCCGACCTGCGCGGCCAGGCCGTCGTCATCACCGGCGGCGCCAAGGGCATAGGCCTGGCCACGGCGCAGGCCTTTGTGCGCCAAGGCGCGCGCGTGGCGCTGCTGGACATGGACGCCACGGCGCTGGAAGAGGCCGTCGCCGGTCTGGCCGCGCTGGGCGGCGAGGCCCTGGCCGTGCAAGCCTCGGTCACCGATGCCAACGCGGTCGAGCAGGCTTTCGCCCAGGTCGAGCAGACCTGGGGCCGCATCGACGTGCTGGTCAACAACGCCGGCGTCTCGGCCAACAAGCCCACGCTGGAAGTCACCGTGGACGAATGGCGCCGCGCCGTGGACATCAACCTGACCGGCGTGTTCCTGTGCGCCCAGGCCGCCGGCCGCCGCATGGTGCCCGCCGGCGCCGGGACCATCATCAACCTGGCCTCGATGTACGGCGTGGTGGCGGCGCCCGACCGCGCCGCCTATTGCGCCACCAAGGGCGCCGTGGTGCTGCTGACCGAGACCCTGGCCGTGGAATGGGGCCCCATGGGCGTGCGCGTGAACGCGCTGGCGCCGGGCTACGTGGAAACGGACCTGGTGCGCGACCTGGCCGCGCGCGGCCGCCTCGACCCCGAACGCCTCAAGCAGCGCACGCCGCTGCGCCGCCTGGCCCAACCGGCGGAAATGGCCGACCTGGCGGTGTTCCTGGCCTCGCGCCAGGCCGGCTACATCAACGGACACACCCTGGTGGCCGATGGCGGCTGGAGCCGCTACAGCTACCTCTAATCGCAAGACACATACACATCTCTGGAGATTCACTCATGGCCACCCACCAACCGCTTGAGCCCCAAGCGCCCTGGCGGCAACTGACGGTAGACGCCAAGGACTGGCAACAGGCGGATCCCGCCTTGCTCGGCACCATGCTGACCCAGCTGCACTGGATCCGCGCCTTTGAAGAGGCCGTGCTGGACCTGGCCGCCGAAGGGCTGGTGCACGGCCCCGCGCATTCGTCCGTGGGCCAGGAAGGCGGCGCGGTCGGCTCCGTGCTGGCGCTGGGCGCCGGCGACCAGATCAACGGCTCGCACCGCGGCCACCACCAGTTCCTGGCCAAGGCTTTGCAGCACGTGGCGCCGCTGGGCCTGGACCCGCGCAACCCGCTCACGCCCGCCATCGACGAAGTCCTGCAGAAGACCATGGCCGAGATCATGGGCCTGGCCCAGGGCTATTGCCGCGGCCGCGGCGGCAGCATGCACCTGCGCTGGCTCGAAGCCGGCGCGCTGGGCACCAACGCCATCGTGGGCGGCGGCGTACCGCTGGCCGCGGGCGCGGGCTGGGCGCACAAGCACGCCGGCACCGACCGCGTCGCCGTGACCTATTTCGGCGACGGCGCGGTGAACATCGGCTCGGTGCTGGAAACCATGAACCTGACCGCGGCATGGAAGACGCCGCTGTGCTTCTTCATCGAGAACAACCGCTACGCCGTGTCCACCACGGTGGAAGAGTCCACCGCCGAACCGCGCCTGTCGGCGCGCGGCCTGGCCTTCAACATCCCCTCGTGGAAGGTCGACGGCATGGATCCGCTGGCGGTCCACCTGGCCATGTCCGAAGCCGTGGCGCACATGCGCGCCGGCAACGGCCCCACCATCGTCGAAGTGGACGTGTACCGCTTCTTCCACCAGAACGGCCCCTTCCCCGGCAGCGCCTTCGGCTACCGCAGCAAGGACGAGGAAGCGCAATGGCGCCGCCGCGACCCGCTGGACAAGATCGCCACGGAGATGATCGGCCGCAAGCTGATCACGCAAACGGAAGTGGACGCCCTGCGCCAGCGCTGCAAGGACGTGATGAAGGACGTGGCCGGCCGCCTGACCGAAGCCGCCGACGGCGGCAAGCGCCGCGTGCGCGCCGAGCTCTGGCCCAGCCCCGACTTCCGCGACGTGGGCCTGCGCAGCGACGGCTCGGAACTGGCCGGCCTGCGCTACCAGGAAGCCGCCGACCACGCCGGCCAGTCCGCCGAGCGCAAGTTCGTGGACGCGGTGGCCGACGTGCTGGACCGCCGCATGGAAACCGACGCGGGCGTGGTGGTGCTGGGCGAGGACGTGCACCGCCTGAAGGGCGGCACCAACGGCGCCACGCGCGGCCTGAAGGACAAGTATCCCGACCGCGTGCTGGGCACCCCTATCTCCGAGAACGCCTTCGCTGGCCTGGGCGGCGGCCTGGCCATGGATGGCCGCTACCGGCCTATCGTGGAATTCATGTACCCCGACTTCATGTGGGTCGCGGCCGACCAGATCTTCAACCAGATCGGCAAGGCCCGCCATATGTTCGGCGGCGACATCGATGTGCCCTTCGTGCTGCGCACCAAGGTCGCGATGGGCACGGGCTATGGCTCACAGCACTCGATGGATCCGGCCGGCATCTTCGCCACCGCGCCCGGATGGCGCGTGGTCGCGCCATCCACGCCCTACGAATACGTCGGCCTGATGAACACCGCGCTGGCCTCCAAGGACCCGGTACTGGTGATTGAACACGTGGACCTGTACGCCTCGTCGGGCGAAGTGCCCGCGGACGACCTGGACTACGCCATCCCCTTCGGCCGCGCGCGCGTGCGCCGCGCAGGCACCAAGGTCACCATCCTGACCTACCTGTCCATGGTCAGCCGCGCGCTCAAGGCCGCCGAAGAGGCTGGCGTGGACGCCGAGGTCATCGACCTGCGCACGCTGGACCGCGCCAGCCTGGACTGGGACACCATCGGCGCCAGCGTCATGAAGACCAACAACGTCCTGATCGTGGAGCAAGGCGCGCGCGGCACGTCCTACGGCGCCATGCTGGCCGATGAAATCCAGCGCCGCTACTTCGACTGGCTGGACCAGCCGATCAAGCGCGTGACCGGCGGCGAAGCCTCGCCCAGCATCTCCAAGGTGCTGGAGCGCGCCGCGTTCGCGGATACCGAGGAAGTGATGGCCGGCCTGGCCGACGTGCTGGCTGACCTGGGAGAACAGGCATGAGCGCATCTATGAAAATGACCGTGCCGATGGAAGTCGGCATCTGCTGCGCCAACCTGGACGCGCTGCTGGCCTTCTATACCGAGGTGGTGGGCCTGACGCTCGTCAACCGCGTGAGCGTGCCGGCCGACAAGGCCCAGGCCACCGGCCTGACGCGCCACGGCTACGACGTGGCGCGCCTGCAGACCAGCTACGGCGAACGCATCAAGCTGCTGCAACCCAGCGTGGCGCCCGAGGCCGCCGTGCGCGGCGCGACCATTCTGGACCGCCAGGGCACGACCTACCTGACCTTCATCGTGCGCGACCTGTCGGGCGTGGTGCGGGATCTGCAAGCGAAGGGCGTGGTCTTCGACAGCGCGCCTGCGCCGATGGAAGTGCGGCCCGGCACCTGGCTGGCGTTCTTCCGCGACCCCGAAGGTAATGTGCTGGAACTGGTCGAATACGACGATCCCGCCACCTACCGGCCCGACCTGGCCGGCGCCGCAGCAGAATAGGACGAACATCGTGGCACACCTTATCAAGCTCCCCTCCGTTGCGGCCGACACCTCGGGCGGCACGCTGCACCAGTGGCTCAAGCAAGAAGGCGACACGGTCGCCGTGGGCGACGCGCTGGCGGAAATCGAAACCGAGAAGGCCATCGTCGAGATCAATGCCGAGCAGGCCGGCGTGCTGGGCCGCATCGTGGTGCAGGCCGGCGCGGCCTCCGTGCCGGTGAACACGGTGATCGGCGTGTTGCTGACGCAGGGCGAAGACGCCTCGGCCATTGACCGCGCGCTGGCCGAGGCCGGCGCTGTGGCGCAGCCCGTGCCCGCCGCGGCCGCTGCATCGGCCCCAGGCGGCAGCGCCGCTGTCTCTGCCCCGGCCAACAGCGCCGCTACCTCTGCGCCTGCCAGCGCCGCAGCCACGCCTCAGGCGCCGGCCGCCGCAGGCAGCGCCACGATTCCCGGCGGACGCCTGTTCGCCAGTCCGCTGGCGCGCCGCCTGGCCGCGCAATGGCATGTGGACCTGCTGAACGTGACCGGCACCGGCCCGCATGGCCGCATCGTTCGCCGTGACGTCGAGGCGGCGCGGGACCGTGTCCCGGCCGTCACCCCGGTAACGTCCCTGGCCAGCCGCCCGTCCGCGCGCCGCGTGCCGCACACCGGCATGCGCCGCGCCATCGCCCGCCGCCTCACCGAAAGCAAGCAGAACGTGCCGCACTTCTACCTGACGGTGGATTGCCGGATGGACGCGCTGCTGGCGCTGCGCGCCCAGGCCAACCAGGGCGGCGCGGTGAAGCTGTCGGTCAATGACTTCATCGTGCGCGCGGCCGCGCGGGCCCTGCGCGAGGTGCCGGAAGTGAACGCCAGCTGGCAGGAGGACGCCGTCGAATACCACGCCGGCGCCGACATCTCGGTGGCGGTGGCGACCGACGGCGGCCTGGTCACCCCCATCGTGCGCGACGCGGACGTCAAGCCGCTGTCCGCCGTCGCCAGCGAAATCGTCGAGCTGGCCGGACGCGCCAAGATCAACCGCCTGAAGCCCGAGGAATTCACCGGCGGCTCGCTGACCGTCAGCAACCTGGGCATGTACGGCATCAGCCAGTTCGCGGCCATCATCAACCCGCCGCAGGCCGCCATCCTGGCGGTGGGCGCGGCCGAGAAGCGCCCGGTCGTGGACAGCGACGGCCAGCTCGCCGTCGCCACCGTCATGACGGTGACCCTGTCGGCCGATCACCGCGTGGTGGACGGCGCGGTCGGCGCGCGCTGGCTGGCCGCCTTCCGCACGCTGATCGAAAACCCCGTGCGCATCCTGCTGTGAGCCCCGCCATGACCAAGACTACGTTTGATCTCGTCGTGGTGGGCGGCGGACCCGGCGGCTACGTCGCCGCCATCCGCGCGGCGCAGCTGGGCATGTCCGTGGCGCTGGTGGAACGCGCCGAGCTGGGCGGCATCTGCCTGAACTGGGGCTGCATCCCCACCAAGGCGCTGCTGCACAGCGCGACTGTGCTGCGCGCCTGCCGCGAGGCTGCGCACTACGGCGTGACAGGCGCGGGCGAAGCGCGCCCGGACCTGGCCGCCATGGTGGCGCGTTCGCGCAAGGTGGCCGGCCGCCTGGGCCAGGGCGTGGCGCACCTGATGAAGAAGAACGGCGTGACCGTATTCGCCGCCAGCGCCAAGCTGGCCGGCGCCGGCCGCCTGGCGCTGGACGACGGCAATACGCTGTCGGCCAAGCACATCATCCTGGCCACCGGCGCGCGCGCCCGCGAACTGCCGGCGCTGCCCCTGGGCGAACGCATCTGGGCCTACCGCCAGGCGCTGGTCCCGGCCGAGATCCCGAAGTCGCTGCTGGTGGTGGGCGCGGGCGCCATCGGCGCGGAATTCGCCAGCTTCTACCGCGCCGTGGGCGCGGAAGTCACTCTGATCGACATGACCGCGGAGATCCTGCCGCAGGAAGACGCCGAGATCTCGGCGCTGGCCCGCAAGGCCTTCGAAAAACAAGGCATACGCGTGCTGACGCAATGCGCGGTGACCTCGTC includes these proteins:
- a CDS encoding SDR family NAD(P)-dependent oxidoreductase, which produces MDQSPEVIHPDLRGQAVVITGGAKGIGLATAQAFVRQGARVALLDMDATALEEAVAGLAALGGEALAVQASVTDANAVEQAFAQVEQTWGRIDVLVNNAGVSANKPTLEVTVDEWRRAVDINLTGVFLCAQAAGRRMVPAGAGTIINLASMYGVVAAPDRAAYCATKGAVVLLTETLAVEWGPMGVRVNALAPGYVETDLVRDLAARGRLDPERLKQRTPLRRLAQPAEMADLAVFLASRQAGYINGHTLVADGGWSRYSYL
- a CDS encoding alpha-ketoacid dehydrogenase subunit alpha/beta — encoded protein: MATHQPLEPQAPWRQLTVDAKDWQQADPALLGTMLTQLHWIRAFEEAVLDLAAEGLVHGPAHSSVGQEGGAVGSVLALGAGDQINGSHRGHHQFLAKALQHVAPLGLDPRNPLTPAIDEVLQKTMAEIMGLAQGYCRGRGGSMHLRWLEAGALGTNAIVGGGVPLAAGAGWAHKHAGTDRVAVTYFGDGAVNIGSVLETMNLTAAWKTPLCFFIENNRYAVSTTVEESTAEPRLSARGLAFNIPSWKVDGMDPLAVHLAMSEAVAHMRAGNGPTIVEVDVYRFFHQNGPFPGSAFGYRSKDEEAQWRRRDPLDKIATEMIGRKLITQTEVDALRQRCKDVMKDVAGRLTEAADGGKRRVRAELWPSPDFRDVGLRSDGSELAGLRYQEAADHAGQSAERKFVDAVADVLDRRMETDAGVVVLGEDVHRLKGGTNGATRGLKDKYPDRVLGTPISENAFAGLGGGLAMDGRYRPIVEFMYPDFMWVAADQIFNQIGKARHMFGGDIDVPFVLRTKVAMGTGYGSQHSMDPAGIFATAPGWRVVAPSTPYEYVGLMNTALASKDPVLVIEHVDLYASSGEVPADDLDYAIPFGRARVRRAGTKVTILTYLSMVSRALKAAEEAGVDAEVIDLRTLDRASLDWDTIGASVMKTNNVLIVEQGARGTSYGAMLADEIQRRYFDWLDQPIKRVTGGEASPSISKVLERAAFADTEEVMAGLADVLADLGEQA
- a CDS encoding VOC family protein, with protein sequence MSASMKMTVPMEVGICCANLDALLAFYTEVVGLTLVNRVSVPADKAQATGLTRHGYDVARLQTSYGERIKLLQPSVAPEAAVRGATILDRQGTTYLTFIVRDLSGVVRDLQAKGVVFDSAPAPMEVRPGTWLAFFRDPEGNVLELVEYDDPATYRPDLAGAAAE
- a CDS encoding pyruvate dehydrogenase complex dihydrolipoamide acetyltransferase, producing MAHLIKLPSVAADTSGGTLHQWLKQEGDTVAVGDALAEIETEKAIVEINAEQAGVLGRIVVQAGAASVPVNTVIGVLLTQGEDASAIDRALAEAGAVAQPVPAAAAASAPGGSAAVSAPANSAATSAPASAAATPQAPAAAGSATIPGGRLFASPLARRLAAQWHVDLLNVTGTGPHGRIVRRDVEAARDRVPAVTPVTSLASRPSARRVPHTGMRRAIARRLTESKQNVPHFYLTVDCRMDALLALRAQANQGGAVKLSVNDFIVRAAARALREVPEVNASWQEDAVEYHAGADISVAVATDGGLVTPIVRDADVKPLSAVASEIVELAGRAKINRLKPEEFTGGSLTVSNLGMYGISQFAAIINPPQAAILAVGAAEKRPVVDSDGQLAVATVMTVTLSADHRVVDGAVGARWLAAFRTLIENPVRILL
- the lpdA gene encoding dihydrolipoyl dehydrogenase; this encodes MTKTTFDLVVVGGGPGGYVAAIRAAQLGMSVALVERAELGGICLNWGCIPTKALLHSATVLRACREAAHYGVTGAGEARPDLAAMVARSRKVAGRLGQGVAHLMKKNGVTVFAASAKLAGAGRLALDDGNTLSAKHIILATGARARELPALPLGERIWAYRQALVPAEIPKSLLVVGAGAIGAEFASFYRAVGAEVTLIDMTAEILPQEDAEISALARKAFEKQGIRVLTQCAVTSSSLTAAGVKVALDQQGKRSELDVERVIVAAGIVGNVENLGLEQSRVKVEKTHIVTDGLCRTGEPGVYAIGDVAGAPWLAHKASHEAVLCVEAIAGKPAHPIDPLRIPACTYSYPQVASIGMSEARAREHAAKNGGDIRVGKFTFAGNGKAIAMGEDQGLVKTVFDAKSGELLGAHIIHPEASELITGYGVAAALEATEEDLMHTVFAHPTLSETLHESVLSAFGRALHA